In a genomic window of Myotis daubentonii chromosome X, mMyoDau2.1, whole genome shotgun sequence:
- the LOC132223683 gene encoding melanoma-associated antigen B2-like, producing the protein MPRGHKSKLRAKEKRRQNKAENQDVKNAEAPAGEEGEAACSSSILGEGPSTSTGAGTLQAPQGAPATTSAAAGASCERSAVKAKCHVRKSKNSSQISTSTEICGLDLISKKVILLVEYLLYQYTVNEPIKKGDMLKIIHKWNRKDFPEILKKLSEHMDMVHGLELKEVKPNGNYYTLVDSQDDTSNGNLGSGFRFPKKGILMPILAVIFFNGNRTSEEEIWEFLNMMSVYDGKSHFIFGEPRKLITQDLVQEEYLLYQPLPNSDPPRYEFLWGPRAYAETTKMKVLEFWAKFNDTVPSAFITQYEEAVKDEEERARAALKAAAPSKDSRCSRDMSKHNPQPE; encoded by the coding sequence ATGCCTCGTGGTCATAAGAGCAAGCTCCGTGCTAAGGAGAAACGCCGCCAAAACAAAGCTGAGAACCAAGATGTTAAGAATGCTGAGGCCCctgcaggagaggaaggagaggctgctTGCTCCTCTTCCATTTTGGGGGAAGGTCCCTCAACCTCCACTGGTGCTGGCACTCTCCAGGCACCTCAGGgtgccccagccaccaccagtGCCGCTGCAGGTGCTTCCTGTGAAAGATCTGCTGTAAAAGCTAAATGCCATGTTAGGAAAAGTAAAAATTCCTCCCAGATCTCAACTTCCACTGAGATCTGTGGCCTAGATCTTATAAGTAAGAAGGTGATTCTGTTGGTAGAGTACCTGCTGTATCAATATACAGTGAATGAGCCCATTAAAAAGGGAGACATGCTGAAGATCATCCACAAATGGAACAGAAAGGACTTccctgagatcctcaagaaactCTCTGAGCACATGGATATGGTCCATGGCCTAGAATTGAAAGAAGTCAAGCCCAACGGTAACTACTACACTCTTGTGGATAGTCAAGATGACACCAGCAACGGGAATCTGGGCAGCGGCTTCAGATTTCCTAAGAAAGGGATCCTGATGCCTATCCTGGCTGTGATCTTCTTTAATGGCAACCGCACCTCTGAGGAGGAGATCTGGGAATTCCTGAATATGATGAGCGTCTATGATGGAAAGAGTCACTTCATTTTTGGGGAGCCCAGGAAGCTTATCACCCAAGATTTGGTGCAGGAAGAATACCTGCTGTACCAGCCATTGCCCAACAGTGATCCTCCACGCTATGAGTTTCTATGGGGTCCAAGAGCCTATGCTGAAACCACCAAGATGAAAGTCCTCGAGTTTTGGGCCAAGTTTAATGATACCGTGCCCAGTGCCTTCATAACCCAATATGAAGAAGCTGTGAAAGATGAGGAAGAGAGGGCCCGTGCTGCACTCAAGGCTGCCGCTCCTTCCAAAGACAGTAGGTGCTCCAGGGACATGTCGAAGCACAACCCACAGCCTGAGTGA
- the LOC132223685 gene encoding melanoma-associated antigen B4-like, whose product MPRGHKSKLRAQRKHHQNRAEKQGDKSAQAAAGEEGEGICSSSSVLGDAGAGPLQAPPSAPATTSATAGASCERSAVKAKGQVQKSKKSSQASTATESSGQDLLTQKANMLVRYLLYQHKKNQPIRKGDMLKIIRKWFRKDFPEILRRASERMDRWFGLQVKEVKPSGNSYTLIDSEDESVSSGFRFPNKGILMPVLGVISLNGNSATEEMIWGFLNKMSVYDGKIHFIFGEPRKLITQDLVQEKYLLYKLVPNSDPPRYEFLWGPRAHAETSKMKVLEFFSLLNSNIHTVFAPHFEEALKEEDERAQARAQAAPRAAPPPKASGRSRAKSSL is encoded by the coding sequence ATGCCTCGTGGTCATAAGAGCAAGCTCCGTGCTCAGAGGAAACATCACCAAAACAGAGCTGAGAAACAAGGTGATAAGAGTGCTCAGGCCGctgcaggagaggaaggagagggcatTTGCTCCTCCTCTTCTGTTTTAGGGGATGCTGGTGCTGGCCCTCTCCAGGCACCTCCGAgtgccccagccaccaccagtGCCACTGCAGGTGCCTCCTGTGAAAGATCTGCTGTAAAAGCCAAAGGCCAGgttcagaaaagtaaaaaatcCTCCCAGGCCTCCACTGCCACTGAGAGTTCTGGCCAAGATCTTCTAACTCAGAAGGCAAATATGTTGGTACGGTACCTGCTGTATCAACATAAAAAGAACCAGCCCATTAGAAAGGGAGACATGCTGAAGATCATCCGCAAGTGGTTCAGGAAGGACTTCCCTGAGATCCTCAGGAGAGCCTCTGAGCGCATGGATCGGTGGTTTGGCCTGCAAGTGAAAGAAGTGAAGCCCAGCGGTAATTCCTACACCCTTATCGACAGTGAAGATGAGAGTGTGAGCAGCGGCTTCAGATTTCCTAACAAAGGGATCCTGATGCCTGTCCTGGGTGTCATCTCCTTGAATGGCAACAGCGCCACTGAGGAGATGATCTGGGGATTCCTGAATAAGATGAGTGTCTATGATGGAAAGATTCACTTCATTTTTGGGGAGCCCAGGAAGCTTATCACCCAAGATTTGGTGCAGGAAAAATACCTGCTGTACAAGCTTGTGCCCAACAGTGACCCTCCACGCTATGAGTTCCTGTGGGGTCCAAGAGCCCACGCTGAGACCAGCAAGATGAAAGTCCTGGAGTTTTTCTCCCTGCTCAATAGTAACATCCACACAGTCTTTGCACCCCATTTTGAAGAGGCTTTGAAAGAAGAGGATGAGAGAGCCCAAGCCAGAGCCCAAGCTGCACCTagggctgcccctcctcccaagGCCAGTGGGCGCTCCAGGGCCAAATCCAGCCTCTAA